The following are encoded together in the Variovorax sp. PBS-H4 genome:
- the rplU gene encoding 50S ribosomal protein L21, translated as MYAVIKTGGKQYRVASGEKIKVEQIAADVGQEIVIDQVLAVGDGSALKIGTPLVSGATVTVTVLSHGKHDKVRIFKMRRRKHYQKRQGHRQQFTELQIGAIAG; from the coding sequence ATGTACGCGGTCATAAAAACCGGCGGCAAGCAGTATCGCGTTGCTTCCGGCGAAAAAATTAAAGTAGAACAGATTGCTGCGGACGTAGGCCAGGAAATCGTGATCGATCAAGTGCTCGCAGTCGGCGACGGCAGCGCTCTCAAGATCGGCACGCCCCTGGTGTCCGGCGCAACGGTCACGGTCACCGTGCTGTCGCATGGCAAGCACGACAAGGTCCGCATCTTCAAGATGCGCCGTCGCAAGCACTATCAAAAACGTCAAGGCCATCGCCAGCAGTTCACGGAGCTGCAAATCGGCGCGATCGCCGGCTAA
- the rpmA gene encoding 50S ribosomal protein L27, giving the protein MAQKKGGGSTRNGRDSKPKMLGVKAFGGELISAGSIIVRQRGTQFHPGTNVGVGKDHTLFALVDGHVTFGAKGALNKHTVSVTPA; this is encoded by the coding sequence ATGGCACAGAAAAAAGGCGGCGGCTCTACGCGGAACGGGCGTGATTCCAAGCCCAAGATGCTCGGCGTGAAGGCTTTCGGCGGCGAGTTGATCAGCGCAGGCTCGATCATCGTGCGCCAGCGTGGCACCCAGTTCCACCCCGGCACCAACGTTGGCGTGGGCAAGGACCACACGTTGTTTGCCCTGGTCGACGGCCACGTGACCTTCGGCGCCAAGGGCGCGCTCAACAAGCATACGGTCAGCGTGACGCCGGCCTGA
- a CDS encoding polyprenyl synthetase family protein, translating into MSAPPADNSPATAVLSLIAEDMAGVDLVIARRLDTGVPLVRQVSQYIISAGGKRLRPALLLLMAGALGYQGEQRFNLAAVVEFIHTATLLHDDVVDESTLRRGRPTANESFGNPASVLVGDFLYSRAFQMMLDAHDVRVMEILAEATNVIAEGEVLQLMNMHDASLDEEAYLRVIRSKTAKLFEASTRLAAVLAGVAPETEEACAAYGRALGTAFQVIDDVLDYAGDASETGKNVGDDLREGKTTLPLILAMQRGTPAERDLIRSAIEAGDTAQLPRIVAIVRETGALDATRAAAAAEAQRAIDALAGFPANSHSAGLLQLAAQLLERRA; encoded by the coding sequence TTGTCAGCTCCCCCCGCCGATAACTCCCCCGCCACCGCCGTGCTCAGCCTCATTGCCGAGGACATGGCCGGGGTCGATCTCGTGATCGCCCGCCGCCTCGACACCGGCGTCCCGCTGGTGCGTCAGGTATCGCAGTACATCATCTCGGCGGGCGGCAAGCGGTTGCGCCCCGCTCTGCTGCTGCTGATGGCAGGCGCGTTGGGCTATCAGGGCGAGCAGCGATTCAACCTCGCCGCTGTCGTGGAATTCATTCACACCGCGACCTTGCTGCACGACGACGTCGTCGACGAGTCCACGCTGCGGCGCGGCCGTCCCACTGCCAACGAGTCCTTCGGCAACCCGGCCAGCGTGCTGGTAGGCGACTTCCTCTATTCGCGGGCCTTCCAGATGATGCTGGACGCCCACGACGTCCGCGTCATGGAGATCCTGGCCGAAGCCACCAACGTGATCGCCGAGGGCGAGGTGCTGCAGCTGATGAACATGCACGACGCCTCGCTCGACGAAGAGGCCTATCTTCGGGTCATCCGCTCGAAGACCGCCAAGCTGTTCGAGGCCAGCACCCGCCTGGCTGCGGTGCTGGCCGGCGTTGCACCGGAAACGGAAGAAGCCTGTGCGGCCTACGGTCGCGCGCTTGGCACCGCCTTCCAGGTGATCGACGACGTGCTCGACTACGCAGGAGATGCGAGCGAGACCGGCAAGAACGTCGGCGACGACCTGCGCGAAGGCAAGACAACCCTCCCCCTGATCCTGGCGATGCAGCGCGGCACCCCAGCCGAGCGCGATCTCATCCGTAGCGCGATCGAAGCCGGCGACACCGCGCAGCTGCCTCGGATCGTCGCCATCGTGCGCGAAACCGGTGCCCTGGACGCCACGCGCGCGGCCGCCGCCGCCGAAGCCCAGCGCGCGATCGACGCGCTGGCCGGCTTTCCGGCCAATTCGCACTCTGCGGGTTTGCTACAATTGGCGGCTCAGTTGCTTGAGCGGCGCGCCTGA
- a CDS encoding CNP1-like family protein has protein sequence MRRARPLLVLALASALAACGSTARDTDNPDWAQAGMPPPPKITAQADEWKEAEVPPPPAFSESRLIPIEMPAYSSLKFGVDPATLSVTGDGVVRYVVVANSKMGGGTNAFYEGIRCASEEVKQYARYGDGAWQVAKTPEWKRIDDRNSRYAKELALQGVCRGHAPRASVREMVQQMKNPLRELP, from the coding sequence ATGCGCCGCGCTAGGCCCCTCCTGGTGCTCGCCCTCGCAAGTGCGCTGGCCGCCTGCGGGTCGACAGCCAGGGACACGGACAATCCAGACTGGGCCCAGGCCGGCATGCCGCCGCCGCCCAAGATCACTGCTCAGGCCGACGAGTGGAAGGAAGCCGAAGTGCCGCCGCCTCCCGCCTTCAGCGAGAGCCGGTTGATCCCGATCGAGATGCCGGCCTACTCGTCGCTCAAGTTCGGCGTCGACCCGGCCACGCTCAGCGTCACGGGCGATGGCGTGGTCCGCTACGTGGTGGTGGCAAACAGCAAGATGGGCGGCGGCACCAACGCCTTCTATGAAGGCATCCGCTGTGCCTCGGAAGAGGTCAAGCAGTACGCCCGCTACGGCGATGGGGCCTGGCAAGTCGCGAAGACACCGGAATGGAAGCGCATCGACGACCGCAACTCGCGCTATGCCAAGGAGCTGGCGCTGCAGGGCGTCTGCCGCGGCCACGCGCCGCGCGCGTCGGTACGAGAGATGGTCCAGCAGATGAAGAACCCGCTGCGCGAGCTCCCCTGA
- a CDS encoding PaaI family thioesterase, whose translation MTQPVPALEAVQKILDPVFPGLMGVRLLTLEPERVIAELVVRPDLCTVGGILHGGAYMAFADTLGAVGTLINMPQGKRTTTTDSSTKFISGARVNSAVTGESIALHRGRTTMVWQTTIRSAEGKLCAVVTQTQLILEA comes from the coding sequence ATGACCCAGCCTGTGCCTGCCCTCGAAGCCGTCCAGAAGATCCTCGATCCGGTTTTTCCCGGCCTCATGGGTGTTCGCCTCCTCACGCTCGAGCCAGAGCGCGTGATTGCCGAGCTGGTCGTCCGGCCGGATCTCTGCACCGTCGGCGGCATCCTGCATGGCGGCGCCTACATGGCCTTCGCCGACACGCTCGGCGCGGTCGGCACCCTCATCAACATGCCGCAAGGCAAGCGGACGACGACCACCGACTCCAGCACCAAGTTCATCAGCGGAGCACGCGTGAACTCCGCGGTGACCGGCGAGAGCATCGCCCTGCATCGAGGTCGAACCACGATGGTGTGGCAGACCACCATCCGGTCCGCGGAAGGCAAGCTGTGCGCCGTCGTCACGCAGACGCAGTTGATCCTGGAAGCCTAG
- a CDS encoding arylmalonate decarboxylase, with protein MTTSTLGLIVPPAAGLVPSDGQALYGGRDVRFIARGLGIPGISPEGFDTVVDRILALAVELRDAGAEAVSLMGTSLSFYRGLEFTDALRERMQEATGLPCTTMSHAIVDSLRALGIRRVAVATAYIDTLNQRLVAYLASCGIAVTHIEGLSITGVEAVGQVPGETLMALAERTVAADRTAQGLLISCGGLLTLDIHVPLEHKLGLPVTSSSPAGFLDLMRTAGLDPASPGHGRLFAPETALERAA; from the coding sequence ATGACGACTAGCACCCTCGGCCTCATCGTGCCGCCCGCCGCAGGCCTCGTTCCCTCCGACGGGCAGGCGCTCTATGGCGGGCGCGACGTGCGTTTCATCGCGCGCGGGCTCGGCATCCCGGGCATCTCGCCCGAAGGCTTCGACACCGTGGTCGACCGCATCCTCGCGCTCGCCGTCGAGCTGCGAGACGCCGGTGCCGAGGCCGTATCGCTGATGGGCACCTCGCTCAGCTTCTACCGCGGCCTCGAATTCACCGACGCGCTGCGCGAGCGCATGCAGGAAGCCACTGGCCTGCCCTGCACCACCATGAGCCACGCCATCGTCGACAGCCTGCGCGCGCTGGGCATCCGGCGCGTCGCGGTCGCCACCGCCTACATCGACACGCTGAACCAGCGGCTGGTGGCCTACCTGGCGAGCTGCGGCATCGCCGTCACGCACATCGAAGGCCTGTCCATCACCGGCGTCGAAGCGGTCGGCCAGGTGCCGGGCGAAACGCTGATGGCCTTGGCCGAACGCACCGTGGCGGCCGACCGAACGGCCCAGGGGCTGCTGATCTCCTGCGGCGGCCTGCTCACGCTGGACATCCACGTGCCGCTCGAACACAAGCTCGGCCTGCCCGTCACCTCGAGCTCGCCCGCCGGCTTCTTGGACCTGATGCGCACGGCCGGCCTCGACCCCGCCTCGCCCGGCCACGGCCGCCT
- the pbpC gene encoding penicillin-binding protein 1C, producing MPRTPHALLALSLLLASIGPAQALPGFEEVKRDFRPSDIQVLDRNGELLQRIRTDAGVRRGRWTALGDISPALRTAMLLSEDKRFYEHSGIDWRAVSAAAWSNLWNTRTRGASTITMQLAGLLDDDLRRGSGGRDLTQKLGQTLAAQKLERQWRKDQILEGYLNTVPFRGEIVGIDALSRTLFGKAPHGLDAREAAVAAALVRAPNAKPPLVAQRACEVMRAMDAGGAVDCDALAMFASASLQRRGFEASEGIAPHLARRVSNAAEAQGGDVRTTLRAPLQRFALTTLQRHLKELRGRNVEDGALVVLDNASGEVLAWVGSSGALSRAAEVDGVLAQRQPGSTLKPLLYAQAIAERRLTAASLLDDSSAQISTAAGLYIPQNYDRQFKGHVSVRTALAASLNVPAVRTLVMVSPEAFARQLRAAGLGLAQNGDYYGYSLALGSAEVSLLALTNGYRTLANQGLFNEARILPASSPPSRASLEGGRSKPLAIDPRASFIVGDILSDANARAPTFGLDSVLGTRFWSAVKTGTSKDMRDNWAVGWSQRYTVGVWVGNASGAPMWDVSGTSGAAPVWAELMAFLHRREASRPPVPPPGLVRMRVRFSDELEAAREEWFIAGTEQPRFDLPAASGDPPPRITAPVDGTIIALDPDIPPRHQRVRFEAEGSGVAWHIDGRPFARGASAQWLPWPGRHVVELIDARGRVLDQRRIEVRGAGLKGTAAR from the coding sequence ATGCCGCGCACCCCACACGCCCTCCTGGCGCTCAGCCTGCTCCTCGCCTCCATCGGTCCTGCGCAAGCGTTGCCGGGCTTCGAGGAAGTGAAGCGCGACTTCCGCCCTTCCGATATCCAGGTGCTCGACCGCAATGGCGAACTGCTGCAGCGCATCCGCACCGACGCCGGCGTGCGCCGCGGCCGATGGACGGCATTGGGCGATATCTCTCCGGCCCTGCGCACCGCCATGCTGCTGAGCGAGGACAAGCGTTTCTACGAGCACAGCGGCATCGACTGGCGCGCAGTCTCGGCCGCGGCGTGGAGCAACCTGTGGAACACGCGCACGCGCGGCGCCTCCACCATCACCATGCAGCTCGCGGGGCTGCTCGATGACGACTTGCGTCGGGGCAGCGGCGGGCGCGACCTGACGCAGAAGCTCGGGCAGACGCTGGCGGCGCAAAAGCTCGAGCGCCAATGGCGCAAGGACCAGATCCTCGAGGGTTATCTCAACACCGTGCCTTTCCGCGGCGAGATCGTCGGCATCGACGCGCTCTCTCGCACGCTCTTCGGCAAGGCGCCGCACGGGCTCGATGCGCGCGAGGCCGCGGTTGCCGCGGCGCTGGTGCGCGCACCCAATGCCAAGCCGCCCCTCGTCGCACAACGGGCCTGCGAGGTGATGCGCGCGATGGACGCTGGTGGCGCGGTAGATTGCGACGCGCTCGCGATGTTCGCGAGCGCGTCCTTGCAACGCAGGGGCTTCGAGGCGAGTGAAGGAATTGCGCCTCATCTGGCACGGCGGGTATCGAATGCGGCCGAAGCGCAAGGGGGCGACGTTCGCACCACGCTGCGGGCGCCGCTGCAACGCTTTGCGCTCACGACCCTGCAGCGTCATCTCAAGGAACTGCGCGGGCGCAATGTCGAGGACGGCGCACTGGTGGTGCTCGACAACGCCAGCGGCGAGGTCCTCGCGTGGGTCGGCTCCTCCGGCGCGCTGAGCCGCGCGGCCGAGGTCGACGGCGTGCTGGCGCAGCGCCAGCCCGGCTCCACGCTCAAGCCGCTGCTCTATGCGCAGGCGATCGCCGAGCGAAGGCTCACCGCCGCATCGCTGCTCGACGACTCCTCCGCACAGATCAGCACCGCGGCCGGCCTCTACATCCCGCAGAACTACGACCGGCAGTTCAAGGGCCACGTCTCGGTGCGCACCGCGCTTGCGGCTTCGCTCAACGTGCCGGCGGTGCGCACGCTCGTGATGGTCTCGCCGGAGGCCTTTGCCCGCCAGCTGCGCGCGGCGGGGCTGGGGCTGGCGCAGAACGGGGACTACTACGGCTACAGCCTGGCGCTGGGGAGCGCGGAGGTGTCGCTGCTGGCGTTGACCAATGGATATCGCACGCTGGCAAACCAGGGACTTTTTAATGAGGCGCGCATCCTGCCGGCGTCCAGCCCCCCCTCCCGGGCATCCCTTGAAGGAGGCAGAAGCAAGCCCCTCGCGATCGATCCGCGCGCGAGCTTCATCGTCGGCGACATCCTGAGCGACGCCAACGCTCGCGCGCCCACCTTCGGCCTCGACAGCGTGCTGGGCACGCGCTTCTGGAGCGCTGTGAAGACCGGCACCAGCAAGGACATGCGCGACAACTGGGCGGTCGGCTGGTCGCAGCGCTACACGGTCGGTGTGTGGGTGGGCAACGCCAGCGGCGCGCCGATGTGGGACGTGAGCGGCACCAGCGGCGCCGCGCCGGTCTGGGCCGAGCTCATGGCCTTCCTCCACCGCCGCGAGGCCAGCCGCCCGCCGGTCCCGCCGCCGGGCCTGGTGCGCATGCGCGTGCGTTTCAGCGACGAGCTGGAAGCGGCCCGCGAAGAATGGTTCATCGCCGGCACCGAACAGCCTCGCTTCGACCTGCCGGCCGCGAGTGGCGATCCGCCGCCTCGTATCACCGCGCCCGTGGACGGCACCATCATCGCGCTCGATCCCGACATCCCCCCACGCCACCAGCGCGTGCGCTTCGAGGCCGAGGGCAGCGGCGTCGCCTGGCATATCGACGGCAGGCCCTTCGCGCGCGGCGCCAGTGCCCAATGGTTGCCGTGGCCCGGGCGGCACGTGGTGGAGTTGATCGATGCGCGCGGCAGGGTGTTGGACCAGCGCCGGATCGAGGTGCGCGGCGCCGGCTTGAAGGGCACCGCAGCCAGGTAA
- a CDS encoding phosphocholine-specific phospholipase C, producing MTTNIPPRRDFLRKTAGTLGAATALTVLPPSIRRALAVEAHDKHRSIEDVQHIVILMQENRSFDHYFGTMRGVRGFGDRFPIPLASGKPVYFQPNPSGGPEIQPFRRDSRTGRALIGSGTPHNFPDQQAAWNQGKMDRWIQFKNQATMGYFLREDIPFQFALADAFTICDGYHCSVLTGTDPNRIVFWSGSNFNPELRKQGINSTHADGEPVNSRCWPSPSNWVAGRAQKAGGSGQVDPATGAYNYKYVNTAFKWDTLPDVLQKAGISWHIYQNMNNNWTGAMHGCLAFQSFRTAQPGSPIYEHGLTGGPATADGAVNFLAQLKQDVMNDTLPQVSWVLPTQALAEHPGSSEGTAGAADFVSDVLDALTSNPKVWSKTVLFVTFDENDGFFDHLPMPAVPSYDANGNLMGKSTVALDGEYFDASVGNYLSANDTTSGKIRPWGLSSRVPMYVVSPWSKGGWVDSQVFDHTSLGMFLEKRFGITVDAISPWHRAVCGDLTSCFDFAHPNDPVFPQLPDTSNFPAINAAQRLLPTAPITTAPATPQPLFQEIGVRPSRALPYELHTSAQVESRGMVSLAFANTGKQGAVFHVYDKLHLDRIPRRYTVEAGKTLRDTWNTGASDSGKYELWVYGPNGFVRSFKGDALFHDTAAFQPEIRIGYQAHSGHLYLRVRNSGKQRGRVTIAANAYGKHGPWTMDIKPGDIETQHWNLQTSGDWYDFTVSAENFERRFAGRVESGRPGVSDPAMALHLQG from the coding sequence ATGACCACGAACATTCCCCCACGACGCGACTTCCTCCGCAAGACCGCCGGCACACTGGGCGCCGCGACCGCGCTCACAGTGCTGCCGCCCTCGATCCGCCGAGCGCTGGCGGTCGAGGCGCACGACAAGCACCGCAGCATCGAGGACGTCCAGCACATCGTCATCCTGATGCAGGAGAACCGCAGCTTCGATCATTACTTCGGCACCATGCGCGGCGTGCGCGGCTTCGGCGACCGCTTCCCGATCCCGCTGGCGAGCGGCAAGCCGGTGTATTTCCAGCCCAACCCGAGCGGCGGCCCGGAGATCCAGCCCTTTCGCCGCGATTCCAGGACCGGCAGGGCGTTGATCGGATCTGGCACGCCGCACAATTTTCCCGATCAGCAAGCGGCGTGGAACCAGGGGAAGATGGACCGCTGGATCCAGTTCAAGAACCAGGCCACGATGGGCTACTTTCTGCGCGAGGACATTCCGTTCCAGTTCGCGCTGGCCGATGCCTTCACGATCTGCGACGGCTATCACTGTTCCGTCCTCACCGGCACCGACCCGAACCGCATCGTGTTCTGGTCGGGCTCCAACTTCAACCCGGAACTGCGCAAGCAGGGCATCAACAGCACGCACGCCGATGGCGAGCCCGTCAACTCGCGCTGCTGGCCCAGCCCGTCCAACTGGGTTGCGGGCCGGGCGCAGAAGGCGGGCGGATCGGGCCAGGTCGACCCGGCAACGGGTGCCTACAACTACAAGTACGTCAACACCGCCTTCAAATGGGACACGCTGCCGGATGTCCTGCAAAAGGCGGGCATCAGCTGGCACATCTACCAGAACATGAACAACAACTGGACCGGCGCCATGCACGGCTGCCTGGCTTTCCAGAGCTTCCGCACCGCGCAGCCGGGCTCGCCGATCTATGAGCATGGCCTGACGGGTGGCCCGGCCACGGCCGACGGCGCTGTCAATTTCCTCGCGCAGCTGAAGCAGGACGTGATGAACGACACCCTGCCGCAGGTCTCGTGGGTGCTGCCGACGCAGGCGCTGGCCGAGCATCCTGGCAGCAGCGAAGGCACCGCAGGCGCTGCCGACTTCGTCTCGGACGTGCTGGACGCGCTCACGTCCAATCCGAAAGTCTGGAGCAAGACGGTGCTTTTCGTGACCTTCGACGAGAACGACGGTTTCTTCGACCACCTGCCGATGCCGGCGGTGCCTTCCTATGACGCCAATGGCAACCTGATGGGCAAGTCCACCGTGGCACTCGACGGCGAGTACTTCGATGCGTCGGTGGGCAACTACCTGAGCGCCAACGACACCACCAGCGGCAAGATCCGCCCGTGGGGCCTGAGTTCGCGCGTGCCGATGTACGTGGTGTCGCCGTGGAGCAAGGGCGGCTGGGTCGATTCGCAGGTGTTCGACCACACCTCCCTCGGCATGTTCTTGGAGAAGCGCTTCGGCATCACGGTGGACGCCATCAGCCCATGGCACCGCGCCGTCTGCGGCGACCTCACCTCCTGCTTCGACTTCGCGCACCCGAACGATCCGGTCTTTCCGCAACTGCCCGACACGAGCAACTTTCCCGCGATCAATGCGGCGCAGAGGCTGCTGCCCACGGCCCCCATCACCACTGCGCCCGCCACGCCGCAGCCGCTGTTCCAGGAGATCGGCGTGCGCCCCTCGCGTGCACTCCCCTACGAGCTGCACACCAGCGCGCAGGTAGAGTCGCGCGGCATGGTGTCGCTGGCGTTCGCCAACACCGGCAAGCAGGGCGCCGTCTTCCATGTCTACGACAAGCTGCACCTCGACCGCATCCCCCGCCGCTACACCGTGGAGGCGGGCAAGACGCTGCGCGACACCTGGAACACCGGCGCTTCCGACAGCGGCAAGTACGAGCTATGGGTCTATGGCCCCAACGGGTTCGTGCGCAGCTTCAAGGGCGACGCGCTGTTTCACGACACGGCGGCGTTCCAGCCGGAGATCCGGATCGGCTACCAGGCCCACAGCGGCCACCTGTACCTGAGAGTGCGCAACAGCGGCAAGCAACGCGGCCGCGTGACGATCGCCGCCAACGCGTACGGCAAGCACGGCCCGTGGACCATGGACATCAAGCCCGGCGATATCGAGACGCAGCACTGGAACCTGCAGACGAGCGGCGACTGGTACGACTTCACCGTCAGCGCCGAGAACTTCGAGCGCCGCTTCGCCGGGCGTGTCGAGAGCGGCAGGCCGGGCGTCAGCGACCCCGCCATGGCGCTGCATCTGCAGGGCTGA
- a CDS encoding DUF2277 domain-containing protein: MCRNIKTLFNFEPPATDEEVRAASLQFVRKLSGFKSPSKLNQEAFQRAVDDVAATARTLIDSLVTAADPRDREIEAERARAKSAIRFEAKPYKPFSP, from the coding sequence ATGTGCCGGAACATCAAGACCCTGTTTAACTTCGAACCGCCCGCCACGGATGAAGAAGTACGCGCCGCTTCGCTTCAGTTCGTGCGCAAGCTCAGCGGCTTCAAGAGCCCGTCGAAGCTCAACCAGGAAGCCTTCCAACGCGCCGTGGATGACGTCGCGGCCACGGCGCGGACACTGATCGATTCGCTGGTGACCGCGGCCGATCCTCGCGACCGGGAAATCGAGGCCGAGCGTGCACGCGCCAAGTCGGCCATTCGATTCGAGGCGAAGCCGTACAAGCCCTTCTCCCCCTGA
- the proB gene encoding glutamate 5-kinase — translation MTASTALRDARRLVVKVGSSLVTNDGRGLDDQAIGEWCRQLAALVRDGREVVMVSSGAIAEGMKRLGWRTRPHEVHELQAAAAVGQMGLAQIYETKLRENGLGSAQVLLTHADLADRERYLNARSTLVTLLALGVVPVINENDTVVNDEIKFGDNDTLGALVANLVEADALVILTDQKGLYSADPRKNPDARFVHEAAAGDPALEAMAGGAGSSIGRGGMITKILAAKRAAGSGASTVIAWGREPDALLRLSRGEPIGTLLVAQTAKHQARKRWMADHLQLRGSVTVDPGAAAKVRGEGKSLLPIGMTGVDGEFSRGDVIAVRDAAGTELARGLANYSSAEARLLCRKPSAEFERLLGYVAEPEMVHRDNMVLMPG, via the coding sequence ATGACTGCCTCTACCGCTTTGCGCGATGCCCGCCGCCTTGTCGTCAAGGTGGGGTCCAGCCTGGTCACGAACGACGGCCGCGGTCTCGACGATCAGGCCATCGGCGAGTGGTGCCGCCAGCTTGCTGCCCTGGTGCGTGATGGCCGCGAGGTCGTGATGGTGTCCAGCGGGGCCATTGCCGAGGGCATGAAGCGCCTGGGTTGGCGCACGCGGCCGCACGAGGTCCATGAGCTGCAGGCCGCGGCAGCTGTAGGCCAGATGGGCCTGGCTCAGATCTACGAGACCAAACTGCGCGAGAACGGGCTGGGCAGCGCCCAGGTGCTGCTGACCCACGCCGACCTCGCCGACCGCGAGCGCTACCTGAACGCTCGATCCACGCTGGTGACCTTGCTCGCCCTGGGCGTTGTGCCGGTCATCAACGAGAACGACACGGTCGTCAACGACGAGATCAAGTTCGGCGACAACGACACATTGGGTGCGCTGGTCGCGAACCTTGTGGAGGCCGATGCGCTGGTCATCCTCACCGACCAGAAGGGTCTCTATTCCGCCGATCCGCGCAAGAACCCCGATGCGCGCTTCGTGCACGAGGCCGCCGCAGGAGATCCCGCCCTGGAGGCGATGGCGGGCGGGGCCGGCAGCAGCATCGGCCGGGGCGGCATGATCACCAAGATCCTGGCTGCGAAGCGCGCCGCAGGCTCGGGCGCATCAACCGTCATCGCCTGGGGCCGCGAGCCCGATGCCCTGCTGCGGCTGTCGCGCGGCGAGCCCATCGGCACCCTGCTGGTGGCGCAGACCGCCAAGCACCAGGCTCGCAAGCGCTGGATGGCGGATCACCTTCAGCTGCGCGGCTCGGTCACCGTTGATCCGGGCGCCGCGGCCAAGGTGCGGGGCGAAGGCAAGAGCCTGCTGCCCATCGGCATGACCGGCGTCGACGGCGAGTTCTCGCGCGGCGACGTGATCGCAGTCAGGGACGCGGCCGGTACCGAACTGGCCCGCGGGCTTGCCAATTACTCGAGCGCCGAGGCGCGGCTGCTGTGCCGCAAGCCATCCGCAGAATTCGAGCGCCTGCTCGGCTATGTGGCGGAACCGGAAATGGTGCACCGGGACAACATGGTCCTGATGCCCGGCTGA
- the cgtA gene encoding Obg family GTPase CgtA: MKFVDEAFIDIAAGDGGNGCVSFRHEKYKEFGGPDGGDGGRGGHVFAVADPNLNTLVDFRFSRRHEARRGQHGMGSDMFGAAGDDITLKMPVGTIISDAETGEVLFELLTPGETIIIAKGGDGGFGNLRYKSAINRAPRQKTPGWPGERKSLKLELKVLADVGLLGMPNAGKSTLISAVSNARPRIADYPFTTLHPNLGVVRVGPEQSFVVADLPGLIEGASEGAGLGHQFLRHLQRTRLLLHVVDLAPFDETDPVAQAKAIVGELKKYDAALYEKPRWLVLNKLDMIPAEERATKVKDFVKRLRFKGPVFEISALTREGCETLVKAVYQHVKAQQVAEQPPIEIDPRFA, from the coding sequence ATGAAGTTCGTGGACGAAGCCTTCATCGACATCGCCGCTGGCGATGGCGGCAACGGCTGCGTGTCGTTCCGCCATGAGAAGTACAAGGAATTCGGGGGCCCCGACGGTGGTGACGGGGGGCGCGGCGGCCATGTTTTCGCTGTGGCAGACCCCAATCTCAACACCCTGGTGGATTTCCGCTTCTCGCGCCGCCATGAGGCGAGGCGCGGGCAGCACGGCATGGGCTCGGACATGTTCGGCGCCGCAGGCGACGACATCACGCTCAAGATGCCGGTGGGCACCATCATCAGCGATGCCGAGACTGGCGAGGTGCTGTTCGAACTGTTGACGCCCGGCGAGACGATCATCATTGCCAAGGGCGGCGACGGCGGCTTCGGCAACCTGCGCTACAAGAGCGCCATCAATCGTGCTCCACGCCAGAAGACGCCGGGCTGGCCCGGCGAACGCAAGAGCCTCAAGCTCGAGCTGAAGGTACTGGCCGACGTCGGCCTCCTGGGCATGCCCAATGCCGGCAAGTCCACGCTCATCAGCGCGGTTTCAAATGCGCGCCCTCGCATCGCCGACTACCCTTTCACAACGCTGCATCCCAACTTGGGCGTGGTGCGCGTGGGACCCGAGCAAAGCTTCGTGGTCGCCGACTTGCCAGGACTGATCGAAGGGGCGTCCGAAGGCGCCGGGCTGGGCCACCAGTTCCTGCGCCATCTGCAGCGCACGCGGCTGCTGCTGCATGTGGTGGATCTGGCTCCCTTCGACGAGACCGATCCTGTCGCGCAGGCCAAGGCCATCGTCGGCGAGCTCAAGAAGTACGACGCGGCGCTGTACGAGAAGCCGCGCTGGCTGGTGCTCAACAAGCTGGACATGATCCCGGCTGAGGAGCGAGCCACGAAGGTGAAGGACTTCGTCAAGCGGCTGCGTTTCAAGGGCCCCGTGTTCGAGATCTCCGCGCTGACGCGGGAGGGTTGCGAGACGCTGGTGAAGGCGGTCTATCAGCACGTCAAGGCGCAGCAGGTCGCCGAGCAGCCGCCGATCGAGATCGATCCCCGCTTCGCCTGA
- a CDS encoding thrombospondin type 3 repeat-containing protein, translating into MKTLVALLIAATAALAGCVAVPYDSGRSPPRASYGDRDRDRDGVPNRYDRDRDNDGVPNRYDSRPNNPNRY; encoded by the coding sequence ATGAAAACACTCGTCGCCCTGCTGATTGCTGCAACCGCTGCCCTGGCCGGCTGCGTGGCCGTGCCGTACGACAGTGGCCGCTCCCCGCCGCGCGCGAGCTACGGGGACCGCGACCGCGACCGTGATGGCGTGCCCAATCGCTACGACCGCGATCGGGACAATGATGGCGTGCCGAATCGCTACGACAGCCGGCCCAACAATCCGAACCGGTACTGA